Proteins encoded within one genomic window of Bos indicus x Bos taurus breed Angus x Brahman F1 hybrid chromosome 18, Bos_hybrid_MaternalHap_v2.0, whole genome shotgun sequence:
- the HSF4 gene encoding heat shock factor protein 4 isoform X4, with protein MQEAPAALPTEPGPSPVPAFLGKLWALVGDPGTDHLIRWSPSGTSFLVSDQSRFAKEVLPQYFKHSNMASFVRQLNMYGFRKVVSIEQGGLLRPERDHVEFQHPSFVRGREQLLERVRRKVPALRGDDGRWRPEDLGRLLGEVQAFRGVQESTEARLRELRQQNEILWREVVTLRQSHGQQHRVIGKLIQCLFGPLQAGSGSAGAKRKLSLMLDEGCPSPAKFNTCPLPGALLQDPYFIQSPLPETTLGLSSPHRARGPIISDLPEDSPSPEGTRLSPSSGGRREKGLALLKEEPASPGGEGEAGLALAPNECDFCVTAPPPLPVAVVQAILEGKGSFSPEGPRNAQQPEPRGPREVPDRGPLDLERGGRSPDSLLPPMLLRAPPESVEPAGPLDVLGSSLQGREWTLMDLDMELSLSTTVLPLPKPQLPSPAASWGSLLQLQPLVPEKGETELAVKGLNSPGPEGKASEALLPRRKEMTVSPC; from the exons ATGCAGGAAGCGCCGGCCGCGCTGCCCACGGAGCCGGGCCCCAGCCCAGTGCCTGCCTTCCTCGGCAAGCTATGGGCGCTGGTGGGCGACCCGGGCACCGACCACCTGATCCGCTGGAGCCCG AGCGGCACCAGCTTCCTCGTGAGCGACCAGAGCCGCTTCGCCAAGGAGGTGCTGCCCCAATACTTCAAGCACAGCAACATGGCAAGCTTCGTGCGGCAACTCAATATGT ACGGTTTTCGGAAGGTGGTGAGCATCGAGCAGGGTGGCCTGCTGAGACCCGAACGGGATCACGTCGAGTTCCAGCATCCGAGCTTCGTACGCGGCCGAGAGCAACTGCTGGAACGCGTGCGCCGCAAG GTGCCCGCGCTGCGCGGCGACGACGGCCGCTGGCGCCCCGAGGACCTGGGCCGGCTGCTGGGCGAGGTGCAGGCTTTTCGGGGAGTGCAGGAGAGCACCGAGGCGCGGCTGCGGGAACTCAGGCA GCAGAACGAGATCCTGTGGAGGGAGGTGGTCACCCTGCGGCAGAGCCACGGTCAACAGCATCGGGTCATCGGCAAG CTGATCCAGTGCCTCTTTGGGCCACTTCAGGCTGGGTCTGGGAGCGCAGGAGCTAAGAGGAAGCT GTCGCTGATGCTGGATGAGGGGTGCCCATCACCAGCCAAATTCAACACCTGCCCCTTACCTGGTGCCCTCCTGCAGGACCCCTACTTTATCCAGTCG CCCCTCCCGGAGACCACGCTGGGCCTCAGCAGCCCTCACAGGGCCAGGGGCCCCATCATCTCCGACCTCCCGGAAGACTCTCCTTCCCCTGAAGGAACCAGGCTTTCCCCCTCCAGTGGTGGCAGGAG ggagaagggcctggcacTGCTCAAAGAAGAGCCAGCCAGCCCAGGGGGGGAAGGCGAGGCCGGGCTGGCCCTGGCCCCAAACGAGTGTGACTTCTGCGTGACAGCACCCCCACCGCTGCCTGTGGCTGTGGTGCAGGCCAtcctggaggggaaggggagctTCAGCCCTGAGGGGCCCAGGAATGCCCAACAGCCTGAACCAAGAGGCCCCAGGGAGGTTCCCGACAG GGGCCCTCTGGACCTGGAGAGGGGAGGCCGGAGCCCAGACAGTCTGCTGCCTCCAATGCTGCTTCGGGCCCCCCCTGAAAGTGTGGAGCCCGCAGGGCCGCTGGAT GTGCTGGGCTCCAGCCTCCAAGGGCGGGAATGGACTCTGATGGACTTAGACATGGAGCTGTCCCTG TCCACCACTGTTCTCCCTCTGCCAAAGCCCCAGCTCCCTTCCCCAGCTGCTTCCTGGGGTTCTCTTCTGCAGTTGCAGCCCTTGGTTCCAGAGAAGGGTGAGACTGAGCTGGCGGTTAAGGGGTTAAATTCTCCAGGCCCAG AGGGCAAGGCGAGTGAAGCTCTCCTTCCCCGAAGAAAGGAGATGACCGTCTCTCCCTGCTGA